Proteins encoded in a region of the Marinococcus sp. PL1-022 genome:
- a CDS encoding YaaR family protein: MDIQRLQGNIKSPLPNVKERKAEKNPFSEMMQTEQAKTFNRQMGIMLEQLDQQGRRLMEHQTIPELKEYKRLVREIITELKDHGLNLHEERSFGSDGRLKTHQLIEKIDKKLVEMTDQMLQQEQEPLSLLDMTGEIKGMIIHLYG, translated from the coding sequence GTGGATATTCAGCGCCTTCAGGGAAATATTAAATCACCGCTGCCTAACGTAAAGGAGAGAAAAGCCGAAAAAAATCCATTTTCAGAAATGATGCAGACCGAACAGGCCAAAACATTCAACCGTCAGATGGGTATCATGCTTGAACAGCTTGACCAGCAGGGCCGGCGTCTGATGGAGCACCAGACCATTCCTGAATTAAAAGAGTATAAACGCCTTGTAAGGGAAATTATTACAGAGCTGAAAGACCATGGCTTGAATCTGCATGAAGAAAGGTCGTTTGGCAGTGACGGCAGGCTCAAAACCCATCAGCTGATTGAAAAAATTGATAAAAAATTAGTGGAAATGACAGACCAGATGCTGCAGCAGGAACAGGAGCCGCTCTCCCTCCTCGATATGACCGGGGAGATAAAAGGCATGATTATTCATCTCTACGGGTAA
- a CDS encoding M20/M25/M40 family metallo-hydrolase: MANQERLIQEFIELVKIDSETKHEAKIADVIKRKFQELGLETKEDNAKATTGHGAGNLVCTLKGTDSAKPVIYFTSHMDTVEPGKGIEPEVQDEYIVSKGETILGADDKAGIASMLELVKMLQEEDEPYGDIQFIITVGEESGLVGAKHLDTGLVHADMGYALDSDGPVGTLVTSAPYQTKMHATIYGKKAHAGVEPEKGISAISVASKAVTKMPLGRIDEETTANIGSFAGGTQTNVVCDEVVISAEARSFKPDKLSRQVAAMREAFEEAAGEMGAEASIDIQPMYEGYVLAESDDVVQRAVQAAHRLNVEPRTVQSGGGSDANVISGYGIPTINLGVGYENIHTTEERLLIKEFVKVPAFMAAIVTGPAENA; the protein is encoded by the coding sequence ATGGCAAATCAGGAACGTTTAATACAGGAATTTATCGAACTGGTGAAAATTGACTCGGAAACAAAGCATGAAGCCAAAATTGCAGATGTCATTAAACGGAAATTCCAGGAGCTTGGACTTGAAACAAAAGAAGATAACGCTAAAGCCACCACCGGCCACGGGGCGGGGAATCTGGTCTGTACGCTGAAAGGCACAGACAGCGCAAAGCCGGTGATTTATTTCACCTCCCATATGGATACAGTTGAACCGGGAAAAGGTATTGAACCTGAGGTGCAGGATGAATATATTGTTTCGAAGGGAGAAACAATCCTCGGTGCTGATGACAAAGCGGGAATTGCGTCCATGCTCGAACTGGTAAAAATGCTTCAGGAAGAAGACGAGCCTTACGGAGACATCCAGTTTATCATTACGGTCGGGGAAGAGTCCGGGCTTGTGGGTGCAAAGCATCTGGATACCGGCCTGGTGCATGCCGATATGGGCTATGCGCTTGACAGTGACGGCCCGGTAGGCACTCTCGTCACCTCGGCGCCGTATCAGACAAAAATGCATGCGACTATTTACGGAAAAAAAGCACACGCAGGGGTGGAGCCGGAAAAAGGCATTTCAGCCATCAGCGTGGCTTCTAAAGCCGTAACCAAAATGCCGCTTGGACGAATCGATGAAGAAACAACGGCCAATATTGGAAGCTTTGCCGGGGGCACCCAGACGAATGTCGTGTGTGATGAGGTCGTGATTTCTGCGGAAGCACGCTCCTTTAAACCAGACAAATTGAGCAGACAGGTAGCTGCGATGCGGGAAGCCTTCGAAGAGGCAGCCGGGGAAATGGGGGCCGAGGCTTCTATTGATATACAGCCAATGTATGAAGGTTATGTGCTGGCTGAATCGGATGATGTGGTGCAGCGTGCTGTTCAGGCTGCCCATCGGCTCAATGTGGAGCCGAGAACTGTACAAAGCGGAGGCGGCAGCGATGCAAACGTAATTTCGGGCTACGGCATTCCTACCATCAATCTGGGTGTCGGCTATGAAAACATCCACACTACGGAAGAACGGCTGCTCATTAAAGAATTTGTGAAAGTACCAGCATTTATGGCGGCTATTGTAACCGGGCCGGCAGAAAATGCGTAA
- the prli42 gene encoding stressosome-associated protein Prli42, producing the protein MQKVIIYIMIFALVGSSLLMGGAVMF; encoded by the coding sequence ATGCAGAAAGTCATTATTTACATTATGATCTTTGCGCTTGTCGGCAGCAGCCTGTTAATGGGCGGAGCGGTGATGTTTTAA
- a CDS encoding aromatic acid exporter family protein yields MGRFRIGYRTLKTAVGTAISVYIAQLLQLDYYISAGVITILCITTTKRGSLTVSIERLVSCVIGLGVASVFFELIGYNPVAIAALFLISIPLSVAANAARGIVTSSVIVLHLYTEEQVSAGIWMNELAIIFVGIGVALIMNLYMPSSEKSLAQDQLSLEDAFRKIWEEYANYLRFGDNIWDGAEFSDAAKIIDEAKGKALRDIDNHFLRDDDYFYHYFRMREKQFSVLESILPFISSIDQSVPQGHKMADYMDELSDAVSPGNTAGYFLYRLDEMKYEIQQMELPKTRHEFEIRSSLFYILYEIEEYLLIKKMFKPDPKRTHTISGKRLHRQMARRNK; encoded by the coding sequence ATGGGGAGATTCCGAATTGGATATCGGACGCTGAAAACAGCAGTAGGCACAGCTATATCCGTATACATTGCTCAGCTGCTGCAGCTGGATTACTATATATCAGCAGGCGTCATTACCATTCTTTGTATTACAACGACTAAGAGGGGCTCCCTGACTGTCAGCATCGAACGACTCGTTTCCTGCGTGATTGGGCTCGGGGTCGCGAGTGTATTCTTTGAACTGATAGGATATAATCCAGTGGCCATAGCTGCACTCTTTCTGATCAGCATTCCACTCAGCGTAGCAGCAAATGCTGCCCGTGGTATCGTCACAAGCAGCGTTATCGTGCTGCACCTCTACACAGAAGAACAGGTAAGTGCAGGCATCTGGATGAACGAGCTCGCTATTATTTTCGTCGGTATTGGGGTAGCATTAATTATGAATCTTTATATGCCGAGCAGTGAAAAAAGCCTGGCCCAGGACCAGTTAAGCCTCGAAGACGCTTTCCGTAAAATATGGGAGGAGTACGCAAACTACCTTCGTTTTGGCGATAACATCTGGGACGGGGCAGAATTTTCGGATGCAGCGAAGATCATTGATGAAGCTAAAGGGAAGGCCCTAAGGGATATAGACAACCATTTTCTGCGGGATGATGACTACTTTTACCACTATTTTCGTATGAGAGAAAAGCAGTTTTCGGTACTCGAAAGTATTCTGCCGTTTATTTCTTCGATTGACCAGTCCGTGCCCCAGGGCCATAAAATGGCTGATTATATGGATGAACTAAGCGACGCCGTCTCCCCGGGCAATACTGCCGGCTATTTTTTATACCGTCTTGACGAAATGAAGTATGAAATTCAGCAGATGGAGCTGCCAAAAACAAGACATGAATTCGAAATACGCTCATCCCTCTTTTATATTTTGTATGAAATTGAAGAATACCTGCTCATTAAAAAAATGTTTAAGCCCGATCCGAAGCGGACTCATACAATATCGGGCAAAAGACTACACAGGCAGATGGCACGCAGAAATAAATAA